A stretch of the Bdellovibrio sp. 22V genome encodes the following:
- a CDS encoding DUF6624 domain-containing protein produces the protein MTLKDELLHLMREDEVVREALASTGELFHGYHPEMEKVHLRNAQRLKDLIEANKGFPTVSQVGEEACIAALRILLHAISWPEFMRAHEENLLVLAKNNQVPKSYVAFLVDRIRFYEGRKQVYGTNSDWDENGILRITDVEDPNHLNERRAEMSLQPVQSLVITPLDGEYHPPDPAKRYQEFLAWTKKTGWRTNT, from the coding sequence ATGACCTTAAAAGACGAACTTCTCCATCTGATGCGTGAAGATGAAGTCGTCCGGGAGGCCTTAGCCAGCACAGGCGAGCTTTTTCATGGTTATCATCCTGAGATGGAAAAGGTGCATCTCCGCAATGCTCAGCGCCTGAAAGATCTCATTGAAGCCAACAAAGGATTTCCGACAGTGAGTCAGGTCGGTGAAGAAGCCTGTATCGCGGCTCTGCGCATTTTACTTCATGCAATCAGCTGGCCTGAATTCATGCGTGCGCATGAAGAAAACCTTCTGGTCCTTGCGAAGAATAACCAAGTCCCTAAATCGTATGTGGCGTTTCTTGTCGATCGCATTCGTTTTTACGAGGGGCGCAAACAAGTTTATGGCACTAATTCCGATTGGGACGAAAACGGTATTCTGCGCATCACCGACGTTGAAGATCCTAACCACCTTAACGAGCGTCGTGCTGAAATGAGTTTGCAACCCGTGCAAAGTCTCGTGATTACTCCGCTGGATGGCGAATATCATCCCCCCGACCCTGCCAAACGCTATCAAGAGTTTCTGGCATGGACGAAAAAAACAGGTTGGAGAACCAACACATAA
- the hmgA gene encoding homogentisate 1,2-dioxygenase: protein MENKYLSGFGNHFSSEARPGALPADQNSPQKAPLGLYPEQLSGSAFTAPRSQNLYTWLYRIRPSVMHKAFKPMKDLTQKTFFKPQHINPNQMRWNAMPDLNGSFIEGLRTVCGNGSSHEQKGIHIHLYSFAQGMNNRYMMNADGDFVFVPQSGSLQIKTELGVIECEPGEIALVPRGMKFQVNPLKGACKGYVGENFGHPFHLPELGPIGANGLAHRRHFLTPAAAFEDKEGSFELIGKFNGELWSAEMGHSPLDVVAWHGNYVPCKYDLRKFNTINTVSFDHPDPSIFTVLTSGSDTPGTANVDFVIFPPRWMVGEHTFRPPYFHRNCMSEYMGLIYGEYDAKTAGGFMPGGGSLHNFFSAHGPDAETFEKASAVELKPNKIQDTMAFMFESRTPYMVTDFAMQKGFLQEDYQDCWQGFKKHFK, encoded by the coding sequence ATGGAAAACAAATACTTATCTGGCTTTGGCAATCATTTCTCTTCAGAGGCTCGCCCTGGCGCGCTTCCTGCCGATCAAAACTCTCCACAAAAAGCGCCGTTGGGTCTTTACCCTGAACAACTTAGTGGTTCTGCCTTCACAGCGCCACGTTCGCAAAATCTTTACACCTGGCTTTACCGCATTCGTCCTTCGGTTATGCACAAAGCGTTTAAGCCCATGAAAGACCTTACGCAAAAAACATTCTTTAAACCTCAGCATATCAATCCCAATCAAATGCGCTGGAACGCAATGCCGGACTTGAACGGTTCCTTCATCGAGGGTCTGCGCACGGTTTGTGGAAATGGCTCTAGTCACGAACAAAAGGGCATTCACATCCATTTGTATTCATTCGCACAGGGAATGAACAATCGTTACATGATGAATGCAGATGGTGATTTCGTCTTCGTTCCGCAATCAGGTTCTTTACAAATCAAAACGGAATTGGGCGTGATTGAATGTGAACCGGGTGAAATCGCGTTGGTTCCGCGCGGAATGAAGTTCCAAGTCAATCCGCTCAAGGGCGCTTGCAAAGGTTACGTGGGCGAGAACTTCGGTCATCCGTTCCATCTTCCAGAGCTAGGTCCGATCGGGGCCAACGGTCTGGCACATCGTCGTCACTTCCTAACACCAGCCGCCGCCTTCGAAGACAAAGAGGGTTCTTTTGAGTTGATCGGAAAATTCAACGGCGAACTGTGGAGCGCTGAGATGGGACACTCTCCTCTCGATGTTGTCGCGTGGCACGGAAACTATGTCCCTTGTAAATATGACCTTCGCAAATTCAATACGATCAACACGGTCAGCTTCGATCATCCAGATCCTTCTATTTTTACGGTTCTTACATCAGGCAGCGACACTCCGGGCACTGCGAACGTAGATTTCGTGATCTTCCCACCGCGCTGGATGGTGGGCGAACACACGTTCCGTCCGCCTTATTTCCATCGCAACTGCATGAGCGAGTATATGGGTTTGATTTACGGTGAATATGACGCGAAAACAGCGGGCGGATTCATGCCTGGCGGAGGAAGCCTGCACAACTTCTTCTCTGCCCACGGACCCGACGCGGAAACTTTCGAAAAGGCGAGCGCTGTCGAATTGAAGCCGAACAAAATCCAAGACACGATGGCTTTCATGTTCGAATCAAGAACGCCTTACATGGTTACAGACTTTGCGATGCAAAAAGGCTTCCTTCAAGAAGATTACCAAGACTGCTGGCAGGGTTTTAAAAAACACTTTAAGTAA
- a CDS encoding helix-turn-helix transcriptional regulator: MSQPISHLKLERSEIFMARIREACSLLGIRQKDLAESLQLKPSQMNLYFQGKVEMRTDRLLPLLEILGIDLERQLEERIRELGDTTTSLQNSENKVLAKIGRLDEYKRQSLLRIIHILGSK; encoded by the coding sequence ATGTCTCAGCCGATCTCTCACCTTAAACTCGAGCGCAGTGAAATATTCATGGCGCGAATTCGCGAAGCCTGCTCTTTGCTGGGTATTCGCCAAAAGGATCTTGCAGAGAGTTTGCAGCTTAAGCCCAGCCAAATGAATTTATACTTTCAAGGTAAAGTCGAAATGAGAACAGATCGTTTGCTTCCGCTTCTTGAAATTCTTGGCATCGACCTCGAACGGCAGTTGGAAGAAAGAATCAGAGAGCTCGGTGATACGACGACTTCTTTGCAGAATAGTGAAAACAAAGTGCTGGCGAAAATAGGACGCTTGGATGAATACAAAAGACAGTCTTTACTCAGAATTATCCACATTCTTGGATCCAAGTAA
- a CDS encoding ATP-binding protein yields the protein MNNYYLANISHEIRTPLGAVLGFAEVLSQPDLTETERMESLEAIRRNGELLQRLIDDLLDLTKIEAQKLEFEERDFSVGTLLSDVRKALTLKAAERKLNLIIEEPLEDVVLRGDALRIKQILFNVIGNALKFTDSGGVWVQTTYQNRTLKFTVEDTGIGLTEDEVQRLFQPFNQADSSMARRFGGTGLGLVISRQLARLMGGDLVLVKSVRGMGSVFEISLKIKKAS from the coding sequence ATGAATAATTATTATCTTGCCAATATCTCGCATGAGATCCGCACGCCGTTGGGCGCCGTTTTAGGATTTGCAGAAGTTTTATCTCAGCCGGATCTGACAGAGACCGAGCGCATGGAATCTCTTGAAGCCATTCGTCGTAACGGTGAACTTCTGCAACGGCTCATTGATGACCTCCTTGATTTAACAAAAATAGAAGCCCAGAAGCTTGAGTTCGAAGAGCGCGACTTTTCAGTCGGTACTTTGCTAAGCGACGTAAGAAAGGCCCTGACCTTAAAAGCGGCGGAAAGAAAACTAAATCTTATCATCGAAGAGCCTCTCGAGGACGTCGTATTGAGGGGCGACGCTTTGCGGATTAAACAGATCCTTTTTAACGTCATTGGCAACGCCTTGAAATTCACAGACAGCGGCGGTGTCTGGGTGCAGACGACATATCAAAATCGCACTTTGAAATTCACCGTTGAAGATACCGGTATTGGCTTAACCGAAGACGAGGTACAGCGTCTATTTCAACCTTTTAACCAGGCGGATTCCTCAATGGCGCGGCGATTTGGCGGCACAGGGTTGGGTCTTGTTATCTCAAGACAGCTTGCTCGGTTGATGGGCGGTGATCTTGTGCTTGTCAAAAGTGTGCGCGGTATGGGGTCTGTCTTCGAAATTTCGTTAAAGATCAAAAAAGCCTCATAG
- a CDS encoding YihY/virulence factor BrkB family protein has translation MKQRVITAYKRIFSGQFIDKLDRDKILDLAASLSYYTALSFAPLLVLLLTFVSFLGDNFKQELLMEVEGLVGGRAQDTIKAIAKNASQTPEVRDWAGLAGLITLLFSAGAIFSQLRMSLNIIFEVREEDLKKPEKEGFFVSAWNFIKQKIFSMGMVLTFVFISIVSLVVSSMLSMFLSGTAAILGEFINLGVSFLVFSFLFAAIYYFLPQRQIRPGIAFTAGAITAILFSIGKSLIGMYLGQSAVANLYGAAGSLIVFLMWVYYSSIIIFISAEIANEINKAEWERQNVPEDQRSAS, from the coding sequence ATGAAACAAAGGGTCATCACCGCCTACAAAAGAATCTTCAGCGGTCAGTTCATTGATAAATTAGATCGAGATAAAATTCTGGATCTAGCCGCTTCGCTTTCTTACTATACAGCTTTATCATTCGCTCCCCTTCTGGTGCTTCTTCTGACCTTTGTGTCTTTTCTTGGCGATAACTTCAAACAAGAGCTGCTTATGGAAGTCGAAGGTCTTGTCGGAGGCCGCGCGCAGGACACCATCAAAGCCATTGCGAAAAACGCCAGCCAAACGCCGGAAGTGCGTGACTGGGCCGGCTTAGCGGGGCTTATAACCCTTTTGTTTTCGGCGGGTGCGATCTTCAGTCAGCTGCGTATGTCTCTGAATATTATTTTTGAAGTGCGAGAAGAAGATCTCAAGAAGCCCGAGAAGGAAGGCTTTTTCGTTTCCGCCTGGAACTTCATTAAACAAAAAATATTCTCGATGGGTATGGTGCTTACTTTTGTTTTTATTTCGATCGTCTCATTAGTGGTGTCTTCGATGCTTTCCATGTTTCTGAGCGGTACGGCCGCGATTCTGGGAGAGTTCATCAATCTTGGCGTGTCGTTTCTGGTTTTCTCTTTTCTTTTTGCCGCGATTTATTATTTCCTTCCACAAAGGCAGATACGTCCCGGCATTGCCTTTACAGCAGGCGCGATCACGGCGATTTTATTTTCCATCGGAAAGTCACTGATAGGAATGTACTTAGGTCAAAGTGCCGTCGCCAACTTGTACGGGGCGGCCGGGTCTTTGATCGTTTTCCTTATGTGGGTTTACTACTCTTCAATTATTATTTTTATCAGCGCGGAAATCGCAAACGAGATCAACAAAGCGGAATGGGAGAGACAAAATGTCCCAGAAGATCAAAGGTCTGCTTCTTGA
- a CDS encoding HAD family hydrolase — translation MSQKIKGLLLDIDGTLIDSNDAHAKAWQEALAEFDIHVKYEDVREKIGMGGDNLLPLVAQLHKEEGLGKKVDKRRVEIFKQDYLPHLQPFPYAQQLIELLHKAGLKIIAASSASKEDLGALLKKSGVEKYVDGATSSDDAERSKPAPDIIEAALQKGDLRPSMTLMVGDTPYDIAAAEKAGVQTIAFTCGGWKEKDLQGAVAVLSGPEELFAKLKQIPIEEIPEKLHAMARSAL, via the coding sequence ATGTCCCAGAAGATCAAAGGTCTGCTTCTTGATATCGACGGCACATTGATTGACAGCAATGATGCTCACGCCAAAGCTTGGCAAGAGGCTTTGGCCGAGTTTGATATTCATGTGAAGTACGAAGATGTGCGGGAAAAAATCGGCATGGGAGGCGACAATCTTCTGCCGCTCGTCGCCCAGCTTCACAAAGAAGAAGGCCTTGGCAAAAAAGTCGACAAACGACGCGTTGAAATTTTTAAACAGGATTACCTTCCTCACTTGCAGCCGTTCCCTTATGCCCAACAACTGATTGAGCTCTTACATAAAGCCGGCCTGAAAATCATCGCCGCTTCATCCGCTTCCAAAGAAGACCTGGGAGCCCTCCTTAAAAAATCCGGAGTTGAAAAATATGTCGATGGAGCCACGAGTTCCGACGACGCGGAAAGATCTAAACCCGCGCCTGACATTATCGAAGCGGCCCTCCAAAAAGGCGACCTTCGCCCCAGCATGACATTGATGGTAGGAGACACTCCCTACGACATCGCCGCCGCCGAAAAAGCCGGAGTACAAACTATTGCCTTCACCTGCGGCGGCTGGAAAGAAAAAGATTTGCAAGGAGCTGTGGCCGTTCTCTCGGGACCTGAGGAACTCTTTGCAAAATTGAAACAGATTCCCATCGAGGAAATACCCGAAAAACTGCATGCCATGGCACGCTCCGCGCTTTGA
- the pip gene encoding prolyl aminopeptidase, translating into MRDFFPETEPLNKGLLKVSDIHTLYWEECGNPQGKPVVFLHGGPGGGIHPDHRRFFDPKTYRIILFDQRGSGQSKPVAELRENTTWDLVKDIETIREMLKIDKWVVFGGSWGSTLALTYAITHPDKVKALVLRGIFLCRPSEIKWFYQEGASQIFPDVWDEYLKPIPENERHDMVAAYYKRLTHENADVRLQAAKAWSKWEAATSRLIVSQEAIDEFEDPEYALSFARIECHYFTNNAFFNTNNWILENVDKIRHIPGYIVQGRYDVVCPARSAWELHKAWPEAKFTMVADSGHAASEPGTRSALIEATEAVKHL; encoded by the coding sequence ATGCGCGATTTTTTCCCTGAAACCGAACCTCTGAATAAAGGCCTGTTGAAAGTATCTGACATTCACACTCTGTATTGGGAAGAGTGCGGAAATCCCCAAGGAAAACCTGTGGTCTTTTTGCACGGAGGACCGGGCGGAGGTATTCATCCCGATCACCGTCGTTTCTTCGATCCAAAAACTTATCGCATTATCCTTTTTGACCAACGTGGTTCAGGGCAATCCAAACCCGTCGCCGAGCTTCGTGAAAACACGACATGGGATTTGGTGAAAGACATTGAAACTATTCGTGAGATGCTCAAAATCGATAAGTGGGTGGTTTTCGGCGGCAGTTGGGGATCGACCCTCGCCCTCACTTACGCGATCACTCATCCTGATAAAGTCAAAGCTTTGGTTTTGCGCGGAATTTTCTTGTGCCGTCCTTCCGAAATTAAATGGTTCTATCAAGAAGGCGCTTCACAAATTTTCCCGGACGTGTGGGATGAATATTTAAAACCGATTCCAGAAAACGAAAGACACGACATGGTCGCGGCTTACTATAAACGCCTGACTCATGAAAATGCCGACGTTCGTTTGCAAGCCGCTAAAGCATGGAGCAAATGGGAAGCAGCGACCTCCCGCTTGATCGTAAGCCAAGAAGCCATCGATGAATTTGAAGATCCTGAATACGCGTTGAGTTTTGCTCGTATCGAATGCCATTACTTCACGAACAATGCGTTCTTTAACACCAACAATTGGATCTTGGAGAACGTCGATAAGATCCGCCACATCCCTGGTTATATCGTGCAAGGTCGCTACGACGTGGTCTGTCCGGCACGCTCTGCATGGGAGCTTCATAAAGCATGGCCGGAAGCAAAATTTACAATGGTCGCTGACTCGGGCCACGCGGCTTCAGAACCGGGAACACGCTCAGCGCTTATTGAAGCCACGGAGGCCGTCAAGCATCTGTAA
- a CDS encoding trypsin-like serine protease, translating to MKLNKLFLAGIVSGLALTACTPQSNNSELQTNMSADGIIGGTEVQAGDKVQESIVAVYDPVEGQLCTGSLLPNNLVLTAAHCIGAYPEEMYIFFDTKLEATSFKLKVDKVEISPYWQERQYEKKDTGDIALIHFVGQVPAGYKPAKFLSATNKKKLLKKDATVILAGYGISNGVSGEGAGILRVTSVKVSDPEFSTSEIKLDQRDGTGACHGDSGGPAFLEIKGKLYLWGVTSRGVDDKNNDCSQFSAYTSALFYKTWINRMANKLATSLVNPQVSTAN from the coding sequence GTGAAATTGAATAAATTGTTTTTGGCGGGGATCGTTTCAGGCTTAGCTCTAACGGCATGTACACCTCAATCAAACAATTCTGAACTTCAAACAAACATGTCTGCTGATGGAATTATTGGCGGCACAGAAGTTCAGGCGGGAGACAAAGTTCAAGAAAGCATCGTCGCTGTTTACGATCCCGTAGAAGGTCAACTTTGCACAGGTTCATTACTTCCTAACAATCTTGTTCTAACAGCGGCTCACTGTATCGGCGCTTACCCTGAAGAAATGTACATTTTCTTCGATACAAAATTGGAAGCGACAAGCTTTAAACTTAAAGTCGACAAAGTTGAAATTTCCCCTTACTGGCAAGAACGTCAGTACGAGAAAAAAGACACTGGCGATATCGCTCTTATTCACTTCGTCGGGCAAGTTCCTGCGGGATACAAGCCAGCGAAGTTCTTGAGCGCGACAAACAAGAAAAAACTTCTTAAGAAAGACGCGACCGTGATCCTTGCTGGATACGGAATCTCTAACGGAGTTTCCGGCGAAGGCGCAGGCATTCTTCGCGTAACGTCGGTGAAGGTCTCTGATCCTGAGTTCAGCACGTCTGAAATCAAATTGGATCAAAGAGACGGCACAGGCGCCTGCCACGGAGATTCTGGCGGACCGGCGTTCCTGGAAATTAAAGGCAAGTTGTACTTGTGGGGTGTTACAAGCCGTGGCGTTGACGATAAAAACAACGATTGCTCGCAATTCTCTGCTTACACGAGCGCTTTATTCTACAAAACGTGGATCAATCGCATGGCAAATAAGCTAGCGACCTCGTTGGTAAATCCGCAAGTTTCAACGGCGAATTAA
- a CDS encoding trypsin-like serine protease codes for MKTKQYVSSFIVLALTACGGPQNSDVIFTGTENAIVGGRETTRDNILSKYVVLIVDNPTKKNCTGLLISKRMILTAAHCVGTKAEDLSLAFGLNPLSGNYTLRKADKIFASKQYDKNSSQNRHDLGLILIKGTAPEGYLPLLLPDEKFPLLKGLAFTAVGYGRTSGKSTPQNDIQGSGVLRHVELKIDSLNSDETQFFVDQRSGKGICNGDSGGPALMRYMERDYVVGIASAVSWSVPDEISAGKRNQYIQNKDVCAEKSIYMNVKKFRSWIDTHSKQLLN; via the coding sequence ATGAAAACGAAGCAGTACGTCAGCTCTTTTATCGTTTTAGCACTAACGGCTTGTGGGGGTCCGCAAAACTCAGACGTTATTTTCACGGGAACGGAAAATGCGATCGTTGGCGGGCGAGAAACCACACGAGATAACATTCTATCTAAATACGTTGTTCTTATCGTCGACAATCCGACAAAGAAGAACTGCACAGGTCTCTTGATTTCCAAGAGAATGATTCTGACGGCCGCGCATTGCGTGGGCACCAAGGCCGAAGACCTTTCATTGGCTTTTGGACTTAATCCTCTTTCAGGAAACTATACGCTTCGAAAAGCTGACAAAATTTTTGCGAGCAAGCAGTACGACAAAAACAGTTCGCAAAATCGCCATGATTTGGGTCTGATCCTCATCAAAGGAACGGCACCCGAGGGTTACTTGCCTCTTCTGCTCCCTGACGAAAAGTTTCCTCTGCTAAAAGGTCTTGCCTTCACGGCTGTGGGTTACGGGCGCACTTCGGGAAAAAGCACGCCCCAGAATGACATTCAAGGTTCAGGCGTGCTTCGCCACGTAGAACTGAAAATCGACAGCCTCAACTCTGACGAGACGCAATTCTTTGTCGATCAAAGATCCGGCAAGGGCATTTGCAACGGCGACTCGGGTGGCCCTGCATTGATGCGCTATATGGAGCGCGATTACGTCGTGGGGATTGCTTCCGCCGTGTCTTGGTCCGTTCCCGACGAAATCAGCGCGGGCAAACGCAATCAGTACATTCAGAATAAAGACGTGTGCGCGGAAAAATCCATTTACATGAACGTTAAAAAATTCCGTTCTTGGATCGACACGCACTCAAAGCAATTGTTGAACTAG
- a CDS encoding alpha/beta fold hydrolase: MERVNLFFLHGFLGRPSDWAVVKAHLPQRENLRIFTPDYFKEMSLGPQHSFANWGANFTKFVELHGCSADRNILIGYSLGGRLALHAFEKKPALWHKLILVSTNPGFNDPHETFDPNSEERRQRWMSDSYWAEEFLKAPWDMVIRNWNAQPVFGGGENEPVRVEKEYSRETLSLALTQWSLAQQKNMRPLLQKNLQKILWLTGERDEKFMEMSRRLAEEVQGLRTEVVPASSHRVIFDSPKELGERIKNLVQQLL, from the coding sequence GTGGAGAGAGTAAATCTCTTTTTCCTTCACGGATTTCTAGGAAGACCTTCGGACTGGGCTGTTGTTAAAGCCCATCTCCCGCAACGTGAAAATCTGCGTATTTTTACTCCGGACTATTTCAAAGAAATGAGCTTGGGCCCGCAGCACTCGTTTGCCAACTGGGGTGCGAACTTCACAAAGTTCGTGGAGCTTCACGGCTGTAGTGCGGATCGTAATATTCTTATTGGCTATTCCTTGGGTGGTCGTCTGGCTCTGCATGCTTTTGAAAAGAAACCGGCGTTGTGGCATAAGCTGATTCTTGTCTCTACCAATCCTGGCTTTAACGATCCTCATGAAACTTTCGATCCCAATTCCGAAGAGCGCCGCCAGCGTTGGATGTCCGATTCTTATTGGGCTGAAGAGTTTTTGAAAGCGCCCTGGGATATGGTCATTCGCAATTGGAATGCGCAACCTGTTTTTGGCGGCGGTGAAAACGAGCCCGTGCGTGTGGAAAAGGAATACTCGCGCGAAACCCTGAGCTTAGCTTTGACTCAGTGGTCTTTGGCTCAGCAAAAAAACATGCGACCTTTGTTGCAAAAGAACCTGCAAAAGATTTTATGGCTGACCGGAGAACGCGACGAGAAGTTCATGGAAATGTCTCGTCGTCTGGCGGAAGAGGTGCAGGGGCTGCGCACAGAGGTTGTCCCTGCTTCGTCTCATCGAGTGATTTTCGATAGCCCCAAAGAGCTGGGCGAAAGAATCAAAAATCTAGTTCAACAATTGCTTTGA
- the menD gene encoding 2-succinyl-5-enolpyruvyl-6-hydroxy-3-cyclohexene-1-carboxylic-acid synthase — protein MTNMELASKVIQELVHTGVREFVLCAGARNSPLVHILDENKNLKVYSFFEERSAAFFALGRIASTRRPVAIITTSGTAVAELLPAAVEGTYSSLPLIMVTADRPKHYRGTGAPQTIEQVGIFSYYNEVALDLDKENSHVSFKSLSWKKPIHVNICFEEPLIDGPVPKIEFPTVAERTKLPGQIPLGTLKEMENFLNSHKPLVMVGILPEKAYGTVLDFLKQYKAPVYAEGISSLRGHPDIKDVEIRSGENMIHRIIQSGECDSILRIGGVPTSRFWRDLEGKYKDLPVFSVSFNHYTGLSRPVQHCNSLDLLSQVEFSYPHRENVKLNIEDSARAENVRKLLEKYPSSEQGLIYALSHKMKGASIYLGNSLPIREWDSCSSHDCMPLRVAANRGANGIDGQVSTFLGWAHPEAENWCLVGDLTAMYDLSSLWVTSQLDARKLRIVVINNGGGQIFSRMFKKEIFINKHQISFDSWAKMWNWSYQKWHNVPVSIELADHQIIELCPHWEQTQEFWKEYEALWRE, from the coding sequence ATGACAAACATGGAACTCGCATCGAAAGTCATTCAAGAGTTGGTGCACACCGGAGTTCGCGAATTCGTTTTGTGCGCAGGAGCACGCAACAGCCCTCTAGTTCACATCCTCGACGAAAATAAAAACTTAAAAGTTTATTCTTTCTTTGAAGAACGTTCGGCAGCTTTTTTTGCTCTGGGCAGAATCGCAAGCACGCGTCGTCCAGTCGCGATCATCACGACTTCGGGAACTGCGGTTGCGGAACTTTTGCCGGCGGCGGTTGAAGGAACTTATTCTTCCTTGCCTTTGATCATGGTCACTGCGGATCGTCCTAAGCACTATCGCGGCACGGGCGCGCCACAGACGATTGAGCAAGTCGGTATTTTTTCTTACTACAATGAAGTGGCGTTGGATTTGGATAAAGAAAACTCGCACGTCTCTTTCAAATCTCTTTCTTGGAAAAAGCCGATTCACGTGAACATTTGTTTTGAAGAACCGCTTATTGACGGGCCGGTTCCAAAAATTGAATTTCCGACGGTTGCGGAAAGAACAAAACTTCCGGGACAAATTCCTTTGGGAACTTTGAAAGAGATGGAGAATTTCTTAAACTCTCACAAACCTCTTGTGATGGTGGGCATTCTTCCGGAAAAAGCGTACGGCACCGTTTTGGATTTCTTGAAGCAATACAAAGCGCCGGTTTACGCGGAAGGTATTTCAAGCCTGCGGGGTCATCCCGATATCAAGGATGTTGAAATTCGTTCGGGCGAAAACATGATCCACAGAATTATCCAATCCGGAGAGTGCGATTCTATTCTTCGTATTGGCGGAGTGCCCACGTCGCGATTCTGGCGCGATCTTGAAGGTAAATACAAAGACCTTCCTGTTTTCTCGGTCAGCTTCAATCACTACACGGGCTTGAGCCGTCCTGTGCAACATTGCAATTCACTGGATCTTTTGAGCCAAGTTGAGTTCTCTTATCCGCATCGCGAGAACGTAAAGCTTAACATCGAAGACAGTGCGCGCGCCGAAAACGTGCGTAAACTTCTTGAAAAATACCCAAGCTCTGAGCAAGGTTTGATTTATGCTCTTTCTCACAAGATGAAGGGGGCCTCGATTTATCTGGGCAACTCTTTGCCTATTCGCGAGTGGGATTCGTGCTCTTCCCACGATTGCATGCCTTTGCGTGTGGCAGCTAACCGCGGAGCCAACGGCATCGACGGGCAAGTTTCCACATTCTTAGGATGGGCGCATCCTGAGGCGGAGAACTGGTGTCTTGTTGGAGATTTAACAGCGATGTATGATTTATCGTCACTTTGGGTTACTTCTCAACTCGATGCACGTAAACTTCGCATTGTCGTGATAAACAATGGCGGAGGTCAGATCTTCTCGCGCATGTTCAAAAAAGAGATTTTCATAAACAAACACCAGATTTCGTTCGATTCATGGGCAAAGATGTGGAATTGGTCTTATCAAAAGTGGCATAATGTTCCTGTGAGCATCGAGTTGGCAGATCATCAAATCATCGAGTTGTGCCCGCATTGGGAACAAACGCAGGAATTCTGGAAGGAGTACGAGGCGCTGTGGAGAGAGTAA
- a CDS encoding chorismate-binding protein: MERQNSITLEGITNFLEAGALLRHRDQWILIEGPFQPATSQNSDEITVFFPDFYDLKSAPAWAGQKLYRLNTETLRANCESYLAQNSTAEVPLKKAPWEEPQKEHFAEDLRVIQERITKKEINKAVPAVFARSSQTVTAPERARMILQLLNAPTTLYIYGFWQNGEGTLGATPEVLFDYSKGLLKTMALAGTCPKSESSERDSLLKDAKEMEEHRYVTEDIVARLQEWGVVLKDGPKIVELPTLYHLKTDIQVQCKFKPDFFSLIENLHPTPALGVSPRIYGYKWMKDLPGQDGRRGFGGPFAFVGPEEALCLVAIRNLQWNREFSMIGSGCGVVAASELEREWRELFQKRLSVRKILGLEV, encoded by the coding sequence GTGGAACGGCAGAATAGCATAACGCTCGAAGGCATTACAAACTTTTTGGAGGCCGGGGCCCTTCTGCGCCATAGGGATCAATGGATTCTTATTGAGGGACCTTTTCAGCCTGCTACAAGTCAAAACAGTGATGAAATTACAGTGTTTTTTCCCGATTTCTACGACTTGAAGTCCGCACCTGCATGGGCAGGGCAAAAGCTCTACCGTCTGAACACGGAAACATTACGCGCGAATTGCGAGTCTTACTTGGCTCAGAACTCTACTGCTGAGGTCCCCTTAAAGAAGGCACCTTGGGAGGAGCCGCAAAAGGAACACTTCGCCGAAGATCTACGCGTTATTCAAGAGCGAATCACAAAAAAAGAGATCAATAAGGCTGTTCCAGCGGTTTTCGCGCGCTCCTCGCAAACAGTGACAGCTCCTGAGCGTGCGCGCATGATTTTACAACTTCTCAACGCTCCGACGACTCTTTACATCTACGGATTTTGGCAAAACGGTGAAGGCACTTTGGGAGCGACTCCGGAAGTGCTCTTTGATTACTCAAAAGGCTTGCTGAAGACGATGGCGCTCGCGGGCACGTGCCCTAAAAGCGAAAGCAGTGAACGTGATTCTTTGCTGAAAGACGCCAAGGAAATGGAAGAGCATCGCTATGTGACGGAAGACATCGTGGCTCGCCTTCAAGAGTGGGGTGTTGTTCTCAAGGACGGTCCTAAGATTGTCGAGCTTCCGACTCTGTATCATTTGAAAACCGACATTCAAGTGCAGTGTAAATTCAAACCTGATTTTTTCTCTTTAATCGAGAACCTGCATCCAACCCCGGCCTTGGGAGTTTCGCCGCGCATTTATGGTTACAAGTGGATGAAAGACCTTCCCGGGCAGGACGGGCGCCGCGGTTTCGGGGGGCCTTTCGCCTTTGTTGGTCCAGAGGAGGCTCTGTGTCTTGTCGCCATTCGAAATTTGCAGTGGAATAGGGAATTCTCCATGATTGGTTCCGGCTGCGGCGTTGTTGCCGCCAGTGAATTGGAACGCGAATGGAGAGAGTTATTTCAGAAACGCTTGTCAGTGAGAAAGATTTTGGGGCTTGAAGTATGA